The sequence GCGCATCCAGCGCCAGCGCGTGGGCCTGAACCTTCGGCCCCAGCGTCATCTGCGCCAGCGGGTTGGCGACCACGGTGGTCACGCCCAGCTGTTCTTCGACCATCTCCGGCAGGCGCGACAGCGCCGCGCAACCGCCGGCCAGCACGATGCAGTCGACGCGATTGAATTCGCTGCCCGCGTAGAAGAACTGCAGCAAACGGCTGATCTGCTGCACCGTCGCTTCTTTGAACGGCTCCAGCACCTCGACCTCGTAGCTCTCCGGCAACCCCCCCTGGCGCTTGGCCAGGCCGGCTTCTTCGTAGGTCAGGCCATAGCGGCGCATCACTTCATCGGTGAGCTGCTTGCCGCCGAACACCTGTTCGCGGCTGTACAGGCTACGACCGGAGCGCAACACGCTCAGCGTGGTCATGGTCGCGCCGATATCGACCAGCGCCACCACCGCATCGGCGGCCACCGGCAGTTCGCTGGCAACCAGGGCAAAAGCGTTTTCGACCGCGAAGGCCTCCACGTCCATCACCTTGGCGGTCAGGCCACCGAGTTCCAGCGCCGACTGGCGCAATTCCACATTCTCCGAGCGCGAGGCGGCCAGAAGCACCTGGACCATGTCCGGGCTATTGGGCATCGGGCCAAGCACCTCGAAATCGAGATTCACTTCCTCGATCGGGTACGGAATGTAATTGGTGGCTTCCAGTTCGACCTGGGCTTCCAGATCGCTGTCGTCCAGATCGGCCGGCATGGGGATCAACTTGGTGATCACCGCCGACCCGGCAACGGCCGCAGCCGCATTCTTGGCCTTGCTGCCGGAGCGATTGATGGCGCGGCGAATGGCTTCACCCACCGCCTCCACTTCGACGATGTTCTTTTCCACCACCGCGTTCGGCGGCAATGGTTCCACCGCGTAATGTTCCACGCGAAAACGGTTCCCGCTGCGCGACAGCTGCAAGAGCTTCACGGCAGTAGAACTAATGTCGACACCAATCAGTGGCGACTGACTCTTTGGTAAAAGCCCCACGGTAACTCCCCTGCCGACGGGCACTTGGACGCATGTCTGCGCCCTCGTATTAATAATCAAATTTTAACAGTTGACAAGCCCTTCACGCGCAAGGCAATGACCCCGCGACCGTGACCCCAGTGCTGTCTTCTGCGATCCCCAGAGTTCGGCCCCAGCCAAACTCGGCGTCATCTATACTCTGTGACCAAGAAATCTGCAATCGGAATCTCTCTTACATGCCCCGTATTCGCCGTTGGCTGGGCTGGATCCTGGCCACGCTCGTTGTGCTCGCACTGCTCGGCGCTATTGCTGCCGGCGGCCTGTATTACGCCATTTCCTCCAAGTTGCCGGACGTGCAGTCGCTCAAGCAGGTCGAGCTGCAGGAGCCGATGTACGTCTATTCCAGCGACGGCCGCCTGATGGCCGTCTACGGCGAGACCCGGCGCTATCCGATCCAGATGAAGGACGTGCCGCTGCGCCTGAAGCAGGCCTTCCTGGCGACCGAGGACGCGCGCTTCTACGAGCACGGGGGCGTGGACTACAAGGGCATCGCCCGCGCGGTGTGGCTGCTGGCCAGTACCGACGCCAAGCGCGTGCCGGGCGGCTCGACCATCACCCAGCAGGTGGCGCGGCAGTTCTTCCTCAGTTCCGAATACAGCTACACCCGCAAGCTCGCCGAGATCCTGCTAGCGCGCAAGATCGAGAGTGAACTGAGCAAGGACGAGATCTTC comes from Xanthomonas vesicatoria ATCC 35937 and encodes:
- a CDS encoding pilus assembly protein PilM; the encoded protein is MGLLPKSQSPLIGVDISSTAVKLLQLSRSGNRFRVEHYAVEPLPPNAVVEKNIVEVEAVGEAIRRAINRSGSKAKNAAAAVAGSAVITKLIPMPADLDDSDLEAQVELEATNYIPYPIEEVNLDFEVLGPMPNSPDMVQVLLAASRSENVELRQSALELGGLTAKVMDVEAFAVENAFALVASELPVAADAVVALVDIGATMTTLSVLRSGRSLYSREQVFGGKQLTDEVMRRYGLTYEEAGLAKRQGGLPESYEVEVLEPFKEATVQQISRLLQFFYAGSEFNRVDCIVLAGGCAALSRLPEMVEEQLGVTTVVANPLAQMTLGPKVQAHALALDAPALMIATGLALRSFD